A single Paratractidigestivibacter faecalis DNA region contains:
- a CDS encoding M48 family metallopeptidase: MQRGNGRLTPKYLLRERPVKWDPSYDLTTGTITVHVTRKAVKNFNLRVRSDGTAVMSIPWQTNRQKAQAFLDKHRYWLKRSIAQALEKQPEAPDDGLVPLWGRLVELPCDLAVDELYHREVAQALPALIKTYEEATGQHATAWRLRDLTSRWGSCTPSTGHISINIRLAAYPPTCLEYVVAHELTHFIEPSHNSRFHLHLALVFPEEKKARALLKRNPREVADAGASPADRIPVIV, from the coding sequence ATGCAACGAGGCAACGGTCGACTCACACCAAAGTACCTTCTGCGCGAGCGTCCCGTTAAGTGGGACCCATCCTACGACCTGACGACCGGCACGATAACCGTCCACGTCACGCGCAAGGCGGTCAAGAACTTCAACCTACGCGTCAGGTCAGACGGAACCGCCGTCATGAGCATCCCCTGGCAGACCAACCGGCAGAAGGCGCAGGCATTCCTCGACAAGCACCGCTACTGGCTGAAGAGGAGCATTGCCCAGGCGCTCGAGAAGCAGCCCGAGGCTCCCGACGACGGGCTCGTTCCCCTCTGGGGAAGGCTCGTCGAGCTTCCCTGCGACCTTGCAGTCGACGAGCTGTATCACAGGGAAGTCGCGCAGGCCCTCCCAGCCCTCATCAAGACCTACGAGGAAGCGACGGGCCAGCATGCGACCGCCTGGCGCCTGCGTGACCTCACCTCGAGGTGGGGATCCTGCACGCCGTCAACCGGCCACATAAGCATCAACATCCGCCTGGCCGCCTACCCGCCCACCTGCCTCGAGTACGTCGTGGCGCACGAGCTCACGCACTTCATCGAGCCCTCGCACAACAGCCGCTTCCACCTGCATCTGGCACTGGTCTTCCCAGAAGAGAAGAAGGCCCGTGCCCTCCTCAAGAGGAATCCGCGCGAGGTCGCCGACGCAGGCGCCTCGCCCGCCGACAGGATTCCCGTCATCGTGTAG